In Clostridium sp., one DNA window encodes the following:
- a CDS encoding NAD(P)/FAD-dependent oxidoreductase: MYDIVIIGAGAVGCAIARELSKYKLKICILEKNDDVSCGASKANSGIVHGGYSDEPGTLKAKLCIRGNRMYESLNRELNFGYRETGSLVLAFNDEEKKHIEKLYDNGIKNGVDGMEIIDGKKVLEMEPHVNKRVKWALYCKNAGVCSPYEMTIALAENAVENGVDLKLGHEVTSIVKKNGTFQVSSGGEKVESRYIINAAGAYSDRISDMVGLDYFTIVPRKGEYIIFNKDQSYLVNSVIFQVPTEKGKGILVTTTYHGNLMIGPNAQEVSDRGDVSTDEEILKYIVETAKKSVSGFNMKKAITSFAGIRPTSSTKDFIIEETEVRGFINVAGIDSPGITSSPAIALKVVDVLYKAGLKLDRDEKFNPFRKPIIVKKDGNFRGDIDSEDPEKHIICRCEKVTESEIVDALHRTVKTDSIDGIKRRTRAGMGMCQGMFCGPRVRKIIARELKIPEEQVKKRGPGSSILPKRASRVDIMNIKK, from the coding sequence ATGTATGATATTGTAATTATAGGTGCAGGTGCAGTTGGATGTGCAATTGCAAGGGAACTCTCCAAATATAAGTTGAAAATATGCATACTGGAGAAAAATGATGATGTTTCATGTGGTGCATCTAAGGCTAACAGTGGTATAGTCCATGGAGGATATTCAGATGAACCTGGAACATTAAAAGCCAAGCTTTGTATCAGGGGAAACAGGATGTATGAAAGCTTGAACCGTGAATTGAATTTTGGTTATAGAGAAACTGGATCTCTTGTGCTGGCATTTAATGATGAGGAAAAGAAACATATTGAAAAGCTATACGATAATGGAATAAAAAATGGTGTAGACGGAATGGAGATAATTGACGGGAAAAAGGTACTTGAAATGGAACCACATGTGAATAAACGTGTAAAATGGGCATTGTATTGTAAAAATGCAGGGGTATGTTCACCTTATGAAATGACTATTGCTCTGGCAGAAAATGCCGTAGAAAACGGAGTGGATTTAAAATTAGGGCATGAAGTAACATCTATAGTTAAAAAGAATGGAACATTTCAGGTGTCAAGCGGTGGAGAAAAAGTGGAAAGCAGATATATAATAAATGCTGCAGGTGCATATAGTGACAGAATATCTGACATGGTAGGACTGGATTATTTCACTATTGTTCCACGAAAGGGTGAATATATTATCTTTAACAAGGATCAGTCCTATCTTGTTAACAGTGTAATATTTCAGGTTCCTACAGAGAAAGGAAAGGGGATACTTGTAACTACAACCTATCATGGCAACCTGATGATTGGACCAAATGCACAGGAAGTATCAGACAGGGGAGATGTGTCCACTGATGAAGAGATATTGAAGTATATTGTAGAGACAGCTAAAAAATCAGTGTCTGGATTCAATATGAAAAAGGCTATAACTTCTTTTGCAGGAATCAGACCCACGAGCAGTACAAAGGATTTTATAATAGAAGAGACGGAAGTTAGGGGCTTTATAAATGTAGCGGGTATTGACTCACCTGGGATTACATCTTCACCTGCAATAGCGCTTAAAGTGGTTGATGTATTGTATAAGGCTGGATTAAAGCTGGATAGAGATGAAAAATTCAATCCATTTAGAAAACCTATAATAGTCAAAAAGGATGGAAATTTCAGGGGAGATATAGATTCTGAAGATCCCGAAAAACATATTATATGCAGATGTGAAAAAGTGACAGAATCGGAAATCGTGGATGCGCTGCACAGAACTGTTAAGACAGATTCCATAGATGGAATAAAAAGGCGTACAAGAGCAGGAATGGGAATGTGCCAGGGTATGTTCTGCGGACCGAGAGTTAGAAAGATCATAGCAAGAGAGCTAAAAATTCCGGAAGAACAGGTGAAAAAGAGGGGACCTGGATCGTCAATACTCCCAAAGAGGGCAAGCAGAGTTGATATTATGAATATAAAAAAATAA